TGCACTTTGAATTATATCAATTAATCATACAAAAAGTCAAATAAATCAACTATCAtaaaaacttctttttttcaaaagtaatgtcattttatatgttaattttgtcCTCTTCCCCTCATTAGTTACTGATTGTACTATGCTTCCTTCTTAATTTAGGTAGGTCCTTCctgtttataaaataattactttttttatttaatttaacgagttgtattataaaaaataaaaataacgagTTAGAGACTgaaataagaaaattgaaatttccgAAAGCATTTATTCTTTGTGGATACATCCACCTACATAGCGTCAAAGGCCAAAAGCATGcataattaataatgattaaataaaataaaatatcattagaGGGTTCATTATATCCAATATTAAGATGTATAATAAATAGTTTGGAGTTGAAGATCAACACTACTTgttcatattttcttattaaggaaaaatatatacaaataaaaaatgctaAAGATGTCATATTGCAGCTGCATCTTGTTAGAAGTATTATcgcaaaaataattatttaaggaACAATTCTTACGTTATACGTTTAGGATCATATACTAAAGATGCCATATTATAACTGTTTGTTATATAATCTAGTTTTAGTAAAATtcataagtttaaaaaaaaaaactcagatattTTTTAGAGAAACAGCATAGTGGTTGCAACTTTTAGATTGATTATATCaatctttaattaatattgtacactacttttattatttttatttttcaaattaacatattttactgcttaataataaatattattataaaatatataaaattatgcttaataagttaataaagctaaatttaataaacataacCGCCACTATCACACCTTTGTTTCTACTAATGTCGTTTAGTTAAAATTGATTAACTAATCATTTATTtgactaattttaattataccGGGTTATACAACCAATTTTTttgggtatatatatatatatatatatatatatatatatatatatatatatatatatatatatatatatatattccgtTATTTAACtagcttttaaaaaaataaaacatggcGTGATAAATTGTTATAGTTTGACTATAATGATTACTATTCATATGGGttaatgttataataatttttaattaatcagTTGATTAGgattatgattaattttttttataaatggtTATGTGTAGACGACTTGGTCAGTTAAGAGTAATATTAATCTATACATATTAAGAgagaataattaaatattacatatatagaTTCATAACAATGTTAATCATGGATTCTGATAatgaatatatatgtattaataatatgattgtataaaaaaaatctcatacTTTTATCCTTTATAAAAGTGACTTGGATTACCAGTTATCAAAGACAAGCTTTTAAACATTTCTACAACATAACTTTGATAAGGATTTTCAGAAAAGAATTTTTTTCGACAACCTTTGCGAAACAGTGCATTCTGAAATTAATTGTTGGAACAAATTTTATAGAACAAACTTTCTGGAATGCATTTCATTTCATGTGTTCCAGAACGAGttgtttaaaaaaagtttactggaataaattttttaaaataaattttcttaaatgagTCTGAAACacattaaatacattttaaaataaggtttttcttcacaatgcattttttttctcttctcttcttcctctgcaATGGCGGCAGCAGAGGTGAGAACAATGGTAATGTGTCACAATGAAAAAGGATATTTTAGTCTTCTATATTATTAATACAGTGCATTTGGTAAGAATAAATGTAATATTACAAAGACCACCacaactattatttttaattttttacaaagatatttcatttttaaatgatttgttttGATAAGCTAGTGTTTTGTATTATTGGGTATAAATTAAGTACACAATCCAAATCTAGTTCAATAACAACTAATAAATTCccgaaaatgataaaaattgaCTCTAACGATTATTAATCATAAATACCATCACTACTTTTTTTCACTTTCCAACATTCTTGAGCCAAACGATCAACTTCTGTGTCTCTGATGCAGTTCacacaaaacaacaaaagaaaactgCATTCGATGTGGTACTTAAGACATTACAGCCTGTCATCACAACGGTCACTTcccactttttctttttgataataaacaaataaaacaaattattattactacatATTTATGGAGAGAGCTGTCCACTCCCTCTGCGTTTGTCTGTGGACCGTGGAAGGTGGCATGGCATGAAGACCAAACCCTTTGCATTAGCATTGTTGTTGTGAACCTCAGAAAGCAAAAACACAGATCTGTTGTCACAATGGGTTGCTTTCTTCATTGCTTTGGTTCCTCCACAAGCACCAAGCCCAGGCGCAAGGCTCACCGTCACCATGTAACTAACCCTTCACCTTCTCTTCTTCAAGCTTCTATCTTTTTCATCTAATTTAGTTACCCTTTTGTTTGGTTTCTCATAAACTGTCTGGAAAAGACTTtcttttttgaaagttttatacTTGCACCTCCTATTTTTGGCCTTTTTTTTAAGGCAAAACTAAGATTTTAAGTGCTGATTCTAGTGTTTTTATTCAATCAGATGAATGTTTTATTAGGGTGTTATGTGTAATAAAGATTTGCATGAACGGATCATGCGTCTACTGGAGATAGATAGACTTTCAATTTTGATCTTGATGAAAGAATAAACTATAGTTTGAATAATATATGtgggttttgtttttttattcttctgtCTAACAAGCTTAATAGATGAAGGTTTCTCTAACTTCATTGAGTCTTTTCAATGTTGTTCAGCGAAATGCCAAAGACAGGTTGGAGCGACCGAAGGTGTGTTCTGTGCCGGACTACTCCCAAATGGTGGCACATAGCACTGCATCACAAGAAATACAGTAAGTAATTGACTAACTGAGTTTGTAATATTCTACTTTTTGTTCACATGAAAGCATGCTTGGTTTTGGAGTTGAAGTTTGTGATTTAGATAAATGGGTATGGGATGTAGGGCTAAACCTCTGGAGAAGCTAAACGCAAGCCCCAAAAAGAAAGTGACTTTTGATGTCAATGTGAAAACGTACGAGCCAGATGAAGTTGTTGATTTCCAACCAGAGAAGAGTGAAGAGAAAAGACCTTCGGTTGAAACGTTAAGCCAAACAAAGTCTGATGAAAGTTCGGTTACTTCAACCGGGTCTTACCCAACAGACCATAGGTACCACAATTGCACATGTAGTGACGATGAAGATGCAGCAATGGAGTATTGGGATAGTGATCTCACGGATGAagatgaggatgaggatgatgGTGGTGATAGTGACATGGGAGAAGAATATGATGAAGTGGGGGAAGACTTTGAAGATGGAATAGTGTACTCAAGGTCCAGAAATGGTGATAATCAAAGGGTTGTTGCAGAGGTGGAAAGTCCAATTCCAGTGTACGATAAGGAAATGAAGTCAATTGGGTTGAACCCCAATGTTCGAGATAGGAGTGTTTATGTTCATTCTGTGCTGAACCCTGTGGAGAACCTCACCCAATGGAAAGCAGTTAAGGCGAAAAGAGGACCACCATTGGTGTCTCAGAAGGAGAATTTGGTTTTGAAGCAAGAGTCCCGACCTGCATTTGGTGCTGAATCACCCAAGAAGTTGAACCGGGAAATCGCAGTTGATGCTAGCCTTTCAAATTGGTTAGGTTCATCAGAAACTACACCTGTTAGCAAGAGTTCGTATGCAGAGAGAAATAGCTCACATGGGTCCAATACTGTGGTGAGCCATGAAGATAGGCCTATTTTAGGTGCATTATCAGTTGAAGAGATTAATCAGTTTTCAGCTTCTTGTTCACCAAGAAAATCACCAAGAGATGAGATTGTCATCATAGGCAGTGTTGGTAGCTACTGGAATTGTGGGAGCTATGCTCAGGATTCTGGCTCAGCAAATCGAGTGACTTCAAGAAGAGTACAATACAATTGATGTGAAAGTTCGTTATGCTGAACAAGAGAGTGAATATGAGACAAGGTTGTTCTATACAGAGGGTTCTTACTCATGTAGACAAGATTCAATTGAGGAGTGGTTTGTGTTAGgtgcaatttttttattcttttgtgaATGTGATATAGTGTGATGTTTTATTGTGTTGCATTCTGCGGTTGGATTAATAACACTATTGTCATGTAGTTTTTATCTGTACACTGTCTCTGAATTTTCTTCCATGATAAATTGATGAAATTATTACAGAGAGGACAGATAAACTTTTATGTCTTGTAACAATCTGggcataaaaaaaactatttaattaaaaaatggtttataTTGCTCTTAATTAACTTTACGTACTTAAATTTGCTTTGTAGGGCTTTTTAGTTCAAATCAATTAGCAGACTTTTCAAATAGCAGAGATGTTTTAGTTTATTCTACTTATATCTATTCGTTTACATATACTTTTAAATACTGGtgcttcattaattttttaaggtGTAGTTTAGGCTGTGTTCTTTTTAGGTAGATTTGGGAGAGATGATTTGGCtggatttgaatggatttgagggtaattttttagttatttttttgagtggatttgtagataattgagagtgaatttgaaaacaaagtttgtgagaattagtgtaggatttgattgatgtgatagattttaaaaattagtttaatcggtagaaattaaagattaccaaaatgtccctaattataaaaataatataaaatattatatttaattgtaaaaatgattataaagaaaaaaaattataaataatttataaaattaatgtttaaaaattataaaaattaaataataaacttatttttaataaattagaaaatataatatatctaattttattaagatgtatatctttttaaattataatattaaaataattataaaaaaaattgaaaaatatataatcctgtaaccggttacgcgtttGCTTAACCTGCCCCTGTCACCATTTTGCTGCCCTGAAACAAAAGAAAGccaccattttcttttttctccaaAGTCGATCCAGCCAAATGATTGCAAAGAAAGGAAAATGCAAAGCGTGGCCCAACTGCTGGACGTGACTCTCTCTAAGAAGGGAAAGAAAGTGCTTCTTGTGTTGGTCTCTCATGGGTGCCTTCTCTGCTGGACTTGTGCTTGCTGGATGCTTGCCACTTGCTGGACGCTGCTTTTTGCTGGATCAAGGTGAGCTGTTTGCTTCCTCCGTTTTAACTTGCTGGACCTCCTCCTCACGTGTTGTTGTTTCTCTTCTAACGCTGGACCGTGATGCTGCCCCTGCTGGACGCGGCTGGATGCTTGAAGACTTTGGCTGTGCGttcgcgtaaccggttacgcgtttGCAACTTAACCTGATATACACAGACAGAATTGTTTAATAGCTTTAGGGTACATAAGACATTTTTCCAACAATCTCTCCAAATCTCTTCACTCCCGCGGGTGATGAAAAAGCAACACATCCCGCAAATCCGTCTTCACCAACACCCGCCTTTCCGCTCATCCGAACACCAATTACTTTTCAAACACTCGCTCGCATTCGCCTTTAAACAATACAAGCTGTTCAAGCGAACACAACGTTAaggttattttaagaaaatacttatatggtattatattttatcttttttttctaccataataaatttgtaaactaattataaattagaTGAAAGgtaatgttataaatataagaaaataatgaatgttattttttaaactttgaaaatgaaagttaaatagaaacaaaaatatttcaaatttatgatatttaaaaaatatggtgGGACTACTACTAAACATGGATAAGTAGTACATAATTCAGAAAACCCTAATCGCAATGTCCCCCAAATCGCGAAACAAAGAATCGCACCAAGAATCGCGATCTACCCTAATCTCGCACCAACCACCCTCGTTTCCCAATCCTATGACGAACTAAAGAAAGCCTTCGTCATAGAACCCATACGCCACCACGAGTCTCACCGTCACAAGGGGCAGAACTTGTTTTGATTGGTGTTGGAGAATTTGTGGACATATGAAAAGGAGTACTTCAGAGGGATGAAGGTAAGTTGTCTGCAACGAAGGTAAGTGTACACATGACATGAAACGTAGCACACCATAGCCAACTCACTGAGATCGTAGTTTGTTTTCAAGGACTAAATATTACAGTtttattaaggaaaaaaatgaaaatgaagcaaAGTTTGAAAAAAGAACTAGAAACTAAATATTACAAACGCTTGATAGTTTGAAaaaaagactaaaaacatatataatcctttaataatacaatattttcttaaaatattctaccttcaattattgttttacttttaattataggTTTATTTCACATATCtggattaatttattttggaattCATTGggtttacaatttaattaattatcagAAGGATTAAGTTGTATGTCGTGAAATGCATGTATGatttcttaataatattaaaattgttctAAGGTTTAGTGACTTCAATGAAATTAAACTTAACTATCAATACGATTAAGTAAAGTCATATATATGATTGGAgactttaatttcaataaagTCATGCTTTTGGTTGAGTACTTCAATTTCAATCCATTTTAAACTAAAGTCTTGCATAAGAACGACGATTCTAACCTAAATCTATTTTGTACTGAAGTCATGTTTAGGATTGATGCAAAAGAGCTAAAGTCGTGCATTTTGggatacattttaattttattattggttttataagttatttttgcaAATTGACTTCGTTATTTTTCATtgctttaaaaaataaaacattgtaaaatgaatataaattggTTAATGAAATGTAATGCATTTCAGTGTTTTCCTTAGTGTATCCAAAGTTAAGCGAAAGTAGTATCTTGATGGAAGAAAAGGGAAactattatatgtatatatgatttaaaaaaaaaaagagattgaCAATACTATTTCTGTAGGTGCATAATAGAAAGTAATGTaggataataattttttatttctaaaaattagCAACGCAGATTTGcaaatttaaattagatatttgttatgaatttttgtatataatttcgAATGTGTATATGTCCCGTgtctaatgtttattttatgtttagaaTATTTGTATGGGTGTAATGTATTAATACGAAAATGATAGAGTTTAGAATAACCCATACACAGTTTAGGTTAGCTCTCCTTATTTGTATGTAGTTTACTTTATAAGAAAGAAGAACTCCAACACCTAAAGGTTTTAAACAACTTACATAACACCAACctaaataacataatatcaaAAGTTGTTTAAACAACCAATTAATTCTTATTTCTGAGATCATTAAAACAAATGGAATACAAAACTTCCACatagaaaggaaaaatgaaaaagaaaggaattAAACTCGGAGAAAATAAAGTCCTTACAGATAACATTTGgttattttccttattttgtttAAAGTCCTTACAGAAAATAAAGAACTGGTCAAGTTTGACGTACTTTTTTGGCACAACAAAGAAAAGGTGGAATAGGTATAAACATTTGattattttccttattttgtttaaaaatcgTAGTTAAAGAAAGGGATGTTTTTTACTGTagatcctttttttttctttatggaCAAATGCTACAaacaactttaaatataaaaggcAAAAGCAAAAGTGTAATCAAGAGACAAAAAGCTGTTTTATTTATAAGACTAAAACATCGACGCACACAAAAGCAAATTTGCTACTATTGGAACAATGCATTGACTAATTCAGACATAGATATACATGTTTCAATCATCAAGGCCCAACCTTAATTTCAACTTTCAAAGTCAAGACCAGTTTTAATGCATAGTATGACCAGTTAAATGCGTgtggaaaatgaaaataacatatttGTACTAGTTATGACACACTATTTCTGGAAGCCTCTAAGCTTGTTCATGGTTATCAAGCTAAATGGCTGGGAAAGATAAGGCTGAGTAGTAGCCGATAGTTCTTGAGCCACAGCACGCATGATGGGTCTGGACTCTGGAGACTCACGTATGCATGCCAAAGCTATGGTCATTGTGAACACCACTGCTTCTGCCAATTGGCCTGTAGGAGGTGGAAGCCTTTGATCAAGCACGTCCTTCAGTAGCACCTGTGCTTCCTCCGTTGATGACAAATACTTGTTTGAAGACAGTGTACCCAACAGTTCTCCAGGATGCTTTCCCATCAATATCTCCATCACCACCACTCCAAAACTATACACGTCACACTTCTCCGTCACTCTCATTGTTTGTGCTAGTTCTGCAAGTTTCAACTTTTCTCAGTCTCATCACACCctttaatttacatatatacaCAATTTGTTAAGAAAGAAACTAAATATTGTGTCTAGaatataaaacatgtttttaagCTGTCAGAAACATTTAACAGAACATATTAAAGACTGCCTTAGTATGATGCATACGATATAGTATAATATACTGtaatttaaattgaatggaTGATGTACCTGGAGCCATGTAACCATAGGATCCAGCAACTGAGGTCCACGTTGAAGTGTCTGAGCTTAGTAGCTTTGCTGTGCCAAAATCTGCAAGACGAGGTTCTAAATCGGAGTCTAGTAGTATGTTATTCAGTGTTACATCCCGGTGCACGATTTGTGGGGAACAATCTGTGTGCAGGTATGAAATTGCATGTGCTATTCCTTGCACAATTTTTAGCCTTTTGGCCCACCTTAGCTCCAATTGTCCTTCCTCTCCGTACAACACTTTTGCCAAACTTCCTCTGTCTATATATTCGTAAACCAAGAACATTTGTCCCCTGCAAGAACAGAACCCATAAAGCTTTATTATATTGCGGTGTCTCACTCCTGTAAGTGCTTCTATCTCATTCAAAAAGCTCAGGCGGTTCATTGGTGGAATGTCATCGGAGTCTGATATGTTGAGCCTCTTCACAGCAACGACCTGACCTGTGAGCAACTGTGCTCTATAAACACTTCCGAATCCTCCTTTTCCGATGCAGTACTTGTCATTGAAGTCATTGGTGGCCTTAACAAGATCAGAAAATGTGAATTTTTCATCTCTTCCCCACACCACGCTGATAGGCTGATCACTTTTTTCATTGCTTTTGGACTCTTCATCAGCGTGTTTTATGATATGCCGCCGGCGAAGTATTGCTCCAACACTAATTATCCCAATTAATACACAAACTGGAATGATAACCCCAAGAAGAACCTTTTTGTTAACTCCTCC
This sequence is a window from Vigna angularis cultivar LongXiaoDou No.4 chromosome 2, ASM1680809v1, whole genome shotgun sequence. Protein-coding genes within it:
- the LOC108323236 gene encoding uncharacterized protein LOC108323236, giving the protein MGCFLHCFGSSTSTKPRRKAHRHHRNAKDRLERPKVCSVPDYSQMVAHSTASQEIQAKPLEKLNASPKKKVTFDVNVKTYEPDEVVDFQPEKSEEKRPSVETLSQTKSDESSVTSTGSYPTDHRYHNCTCSDDEDAAMEYWDSDLTDEDEDEDDGGDSDMGEEYDEVGEDFEDGIVYSRSRNGDNQRVVAEVESPIPVYDKEMKSIGLNPNVRDRSVYVHSVLNPVENLTQWKAVKAKRGPPLVSQKENLVLKQESRPAFGAESPKKLNREIAVDASLSNWLGSSETTPVSKSSYAERNSSHGSNTVVSHEDRPILGALSVEEINQFSASCSPRKSPRDEIVIIGSVGSYWNCGSYAQDSGSANRVTSRRVQYN